One window of Leucoraja erinacea ecotype New England chromosome 37, Leri_hhj_1, whole genome shotgun sequence genomic DNA carries:
- the hmgxb4a gene encoding LOW QUALITY PROTEIN: HMG domain-containing protein 4a (The sequence of the model RefSeq protein was modified relative to this genomic sequence to represent the inferred CDS: inserted 2 bases in 1 codon), producing MAYDEALKKKEDCIVGESGIEEVGLAAGRSQREKKRSYKDLLKEEEEIDAEVRKSAKKKAKEIEGFLLAADFPKKKKKLHHLTGEEFHHGELSPMEPVKKKKKLDGQQPDTAMGLLKAITSPAPTVTKTSKKVEKPFSAFGSTSHPPFHAESKREHKKKAASADTEEPSEEGSFHKSKKMKPLFVNTDTVTVREGEGLKMKLLLSPKDKSGMDDEAFKFXAGTSSQKKPSRKVSREDHGAFLSALEAHSLPRPSAVRKKHKTEPRASEGFESASHFYTDVQAGNLSEYEFAGLEALDSASSSGGELEAGELVIDDSFREMKKKKKKEKKSKKKKDKEKHKEKKHSSKSKKLLTHGSGKVISASKCCYPSQPSVSTPYAINVPPPSIFHIEGQTEKKKKKEEKDKEKIEKPEKKKKNISAYQLFCKEYRVNIVAEHPGIDFGELSKKLAEVWKQLPDKDKQVWKQKCQYLQHKQNKAEAMTVKRKLTDSLDDTTVKQKGKQNSSSLPGMVIPQKKSVHSVGLGGISLSSSPVKMPDADPIDVAAHLQLLGESLSLIGHRLQETEGMVAVSGSLSVLLDSIICALGPLTCLTAQVDHLNGCPKETLAHTLDNIAYIMPGL from the exons ATGGCTTATGATGAAGCACTCAAGAAGAAAGAAG ATTGTATAGTGGGTGAAAGCGGAATTGAAGAGGTGGGTCTGGCTGCAGGCAGAAGCCAACGAGAGAAGAAGCGCTCGTATAAAGATTTGCTGAAAGAAGAGGAGGAAATAGATGCTGAAGTCCGAAAGTCAGCCAAAAAGAAAGCGAAG GAGATTGAAGGTTTCCTTTTGGCTGCTGATTTTCCtaagaaaaagaagaaattacACCATTTAACAGGGGAAGAGTTCCACCATGGAG AACTGTCACCGATGGAACCtgtaaagaagaaaaaaaaacttgatGGTCAACAGCCTGACACTGCCATGGGCCTTCTCAAGGCCATAACCTCACCCGCACCGACCGTCACAAAGACTTCCAAAAAAGTTGAGAAACCGTTTTCTGCTTTTGGCTCAACGTCCCATCCTCCTTTTCACGCTGAGAGCAAGAGGGAGCACAAGAAAAAAGCTGCCAGTGCAGATACCGAGGAACCCTCCGAGGAAGGAAGCTTCCACAAGTCAAAAAAGATGAAGCCGCTCTTTGTAAATACTGATACAGTGACCGTGCGCGAGGGGGAGGGGTTAAAAATGAAACTCCTCCTCTCGCCAAAGGACAAGTCGGGCATGGATGATGAGGCCTTCAAATT TGCAGGGACATCAAGTCAAAAGAAACCATCCAGGAAGGTGAGTAGGGAGGATCATGGCGCTTTCCTCTCTGCCCTGGAAGCCCACAGTTTGCCAAGGCCGTCGGCCGTACGCAAAAAACATAAGACAGAGCCTCGGGCTAGTGAGGGCTTTGAATCTGCCTCTCATTTCTACACTGATGTCCAGGCGGGTAACCTCTCGGAGTACGAGTTCGCAGGTTTGGAAGCATTGGATTCTGCATCGTCTTCCGGCGGGGAACTCGAGGCGGGGGAGCTGGTTATCGACGATTCTTTCCGAGagatgaaaaagaaaaagaagaaagagaaaaaaagcaaaaaaaagaagGACAAGgaaaaacacaaggaaaagaAACACTCAAGCAAGTCTAAGAAGCTGCTGACTCATGGCTCAGGGAAGGTCATATCCGCCAGTAAGTGCTGTTATCCATCACAGCCATCCGTTAGCACACCTTATGCAATAAATGTGCCCCCACCTTCCATATTCCACATCGAAGGACAGAcagagaaaaagaagaaaaaggaagagaAAGATAAAGAAAAGATAGAGAAACCTGAAAAG AAAAAAAAGAATATATCTGCTTATCAGCTGTTTTGCAAAGAGTATCGGGTTAATATTGTCGCTGAGCATCCAGGAATAG ATTTTGGTGAACTCAGCAAGAAGCTGGCTGAGGTATGGAAACAACTTCCTGACAAGGATAAACAG GTTTGGAAACAGAAGTGCCAATACTTACAACATAAGCAGAATAAGGCTGAGGCTATGACAGTGAAACGGAAACTGACTGATTCACTGGACGATACAACTGTCAAGCAGAAAG GCAAACAGAACTCTTCATCACTGCCTGGCATGGTGATACCTCAGAAGAAATCCGTTCATTCAGTGGGATTAGGAGGCATCAGTCTGTCTTCCTCTCCGGTTAAGATGCCAGATGCCGATCCAATCGATGTCGCTGCACACTTGCAGCTTTTGGGAGAGTCACTGAGCCTCATCGGCCACCGATTACAAGAAACTGAG gGTATGGTGGCAGTGTCCGGAAGTCTCTCTGTCTTGCTGGATTCCATAATCTGTGCACTGGGTCCTTTAACATGCCTCACTGCACAGGTTGACCATCTTAACGGCTGTCCAAAAGAAACCTTG GCTCACACGCTGGATAACATTGCTTATATCATGCCAGGACTTTGA